Within Triticum dicoccoides isolate Atlit2015 ecotype Zavitan chromosome 1B, WEW_v2.0, whole genome shotgun sequence, the genomic segment ATGGCAGGGCAATCTCACCTGAGAATCTTTCTACCTTATAAATAGGTTCATTCCTGTGTGCTGATTTCTGTAAGCCTTTCTATCTGAATCTCTGAAATTTCTGCAAGTACTTTGGTGAATATTTCTAGGAATTACAGGAAGCAGTCTAGCTCTAGTCAAGCTCTAGCACTCTGGTGAAATGTGTGCAGTAGATATGGCAGAAATACATGGGAGGTCATGCCCAAGCTTTTTTAACAAATCTGATGATGTGATGAAGTTTGTGTGCgtgttttgaattaaaatttgtTCTGTGGATGTGATACCACAACAGGTTTGCTTCTCATCTGGTCATGTAACCATGAAAAATATATCACGTTTTTGTTGCTTTGGTGATGTAAACAATTTTGGTCACATATTACACCCCCGGGAAAACCATCTTTTGACGTCTCATATAACACTGTTAGAAGAAAAAATTTATGGCAGTGTCAATGAAGACATGCAATTTAGACTTGGTGTCAAATAGGGATGAAATTTTTCAGGGCCAAATAGGGAAACACATTTTTATCTAGGGTCGATtggatctctttctctctctctctcgggtgaaataaagatctctctccctcttcctcccccctccctccccccccccgcccctctctctctctctcaNNNNNNNNNNNNNNNNNNNNNNNNNNNNNNNNNNNNNNNNNNNNNNNNNNNNNNNNNNNNNNNNNNNNNNNNNNNNNNNNNNNNNNNNNNNNNNNNNNNNNNNNNNNNNNNNNNNNNNNNNNNNNNNNNNNNNNNNNNNNNNNNNNNNNNNNNNNNNNNNNNNNNNNNNNNNNNNNNNNNNNNNNNNNNNNNNNNNNNNNNNNNNNNNNNNNNNNNNNNNNNNNNNNNNNNNNNNNNNNNNNNNNNNNNNNNNNNNNNNNNNNNNNNNNNNNNNNNNNNNNNNNNNNNNNNNNNNNNNNNNNNNNNNNNNNNNNNNNNNNNNNNNNNNNNNNNNNNNNNNNNNNNNNNNNNNNNNNNNNNNNNNNNNNNNNNNNNNNNNNNNNNNNNNNNNNNNNNNNNNNNNNNNNNNNNNNNNNNNNNNNNNNNNNNNNNNNNNNNNNNNNNNNNNNNNNNNNNNNNNNNNNNNNNNNNNNNNNNNNNNNNNNNNNNNNNNNNNNNNNNNNNNNNNNNNNNNNNNNNNNNNNNNNNNNNNNNNNNNNNNNNNNNCTGCCAACCTAAAATCTTCCTTCTTGCAAGTGTTCGACCATGGAGGAGGAGGCCGCGGAGGTAGAGGTAATTCGTGCTCCCAAGAGGCATAGATCTGTGGGAATCGCTGTCCAGCAAGTACCACCAAGGGTCAACAACAAGGAGCGGGGAAGTCTTGACGACCTAGATCTCATTAGCCGCCTCCTCGATTTCTGGCTTGGAACCATCATCTCCCTCCTTCCCACCAAGGATGATGCCCGCACGCAAGCCATCTCTCGTCGGTGGCGTCCTCTCTGGCGCTCCTCCAATGCGCCTCTCAACCTTGGCACTGGTAATAATCTTTGTGACAGCAATTCGCGTGTCGCGCTGGTCTCCAGGATCCTCTCCGACCATCCCGGCCCGGCCCGTCGGATCTCTCTGCACCTCATCTTCTTCCCCAACATCCTAGGCGAGGTCGACGGTTGGTTTCACTCCAGGGCGCTCACTGACCTCCAGGACCTCGAGGTCACCAACTTGAAGAGGACGAACCACTACCCGCTGCCTCCGCACTCGCTGACACGCTTCGCGCCCACAGTATTTGTGCTTAGGCTTGGCGGCTGCCAATTCCCCGGCCTGTCTGCGCTGCCAAGTTTTTCGCACCTCAAGCAGCTCATCCTGTTCGATGTTGGCATCTCGGAGGACTCTTTGCAAAACATGATCTCCCGATGtgttgttctggaaagtgtctcactATATAACATGGGCTTTGGTCGCCTTTGCATTAGCTCACCCACTCTCAAGAGCATCGGCTTCTATGCTCCTCGCGTCAAAGATGCCAGCACCTTCCAGGAGCTGGTCATTGACGATGCACCTTGCCTTGAGAGGTTGCTACCGATTTATCCAGATGATGGTCCGGTGACCATACGAGTCATCCGGGCTCCTAAATTGGAGGTACTTGGTTTTTTGTCTGAAGGCATATCTACACTCCACCTTGGAACCATAGTCTTTCAGGTAGTAGCAAGGACAGACACACATTCAGCTTTCCTATATGCAGCCTATTATTCTTATATGACACACTTGGTTTTTTTTTCTATAGAAAATGATTGCTGTCACCATGACAACCAAAATGCGCTCAGTGAAGATTTTTGTTCTTGAATCTAGTCCTAATCTGGATTTAGTTATTGACTTCCTCATGTGCTTTCCCTGCTTGGTGAAGCTCTATGTCATTGTGAGTGTTCATATTGTTGCTAGAAATGTCAAAACATTATGGTTTCAGACGTATGATGTACTCCCCCTGTTTTAGGTGCTAATTTGTTATCATCTGCCTTAATATCATTTCTTTTTTCTATCCTCAGTTGAATGCAGGAAAGAATATGAATATTGTGCGGaagtatgatcaacttgatacaatTGAATGCCTTGAACTCCATCTAAAAGAAGTGGTTCTCAAGAATTACTGCGGTGGTTATAGGCCATTTTTTGACTTTGCCAAGTTCTTTCTTTTGAATGCCAAAGTGCTGAATAAAATGGAAATCGGAGGCTCTTATTACCGCAACGACGACTGTTATTTAAGGCTGCTACAAGTGGAGAATAGAGCTTCTCAAGGTGCGCGAATTGAAGTAAACAGAAATATATTCACTCGCCACGTACATACCCATGATTTGTCAATGGCTGATCCCTTCGACTGATTCGTATGTGGATGCTCCAAGTGTGTTAGACCGTGTTGCCCTTTGTCCAAAGTCCAAAAAAAGTGGCTGCCTTTGCTTATTTGTCTAGTGTTGTCACACCCTTATAACGCTCTACAAAATGGTCTATTCACTTCAGCAATGGAATGCTTTGTCAGCCACTATGGAGGAAACCAGGATTGAGGCCTGAGGGGGTGGTGCCCAAGCCAAAGATTAAAGTCGAAACTTGCAaatgcacaaggtgcttgaacgttACTGGTATTTGTGTGTTTTTATGTTTATTTGGTATTCTTGCTAGTTCTCTCCTACTCAATGTCATTGTAAGCTGAGACCATCTATATATTAGCTACAGCTGATATATTTGTGTATTTGCTTTAATGGAAAAAACACTGAAAGTATGTAGTATAAAGTTTATTTCCTTGTATGCAATTGATTACAACTTCTCAGCAAGTCATTAATCACTCAGATTGAGATAGACAAGCGTACTAGCTGCAGCCATGTTTCTGCTAGTTTAGTCAAGAATGTCTGCCTGATATAAATAGTCTGATTTCTTTGTGTTGATTTCTGTAAGTTGGCCTATCAGAATCTCTAAAATTTCCGTAAGTATTTGGTGAATATTTCTAGGATTGATTTAAAGCAGTCTAGCTCTATCACTTTAGTGAGATTTCCATCAGTATATTTTCTAGGTTTGTTTGCATGATTCTTTCATTCACTGTCTAGCTCTAGTCTATTAACGAACACTTGAGAGTCAGCACATATGATGTATAGTTTCTTGAAGGGGACGAACTCAATTTCCTGAACAGTATAAAGGGGTTGCATATGGATAAGAAAGTCAGCAGTGATCACCATTGGGAACTGGAGATGAGAATGTAAACTCAAGGCAGACGATGGCGATGAAGATGGAAACCAGTAAAATCTTATCTTGGCGGGGACGGTGTCTGAAGAAAGGCTTTTCATTCCAGTTTCACGCTCAAGTCGATAATCGTCAGTGTTATCCCTGAAATGTATTATGTGTCTGTATTCCCTGCCGTCAGTGTTAAGTGTCCTGCTGTAACGGTGATGGggagaaagaggaagaggaagcgAGATGTGACAAGTTGAGGCAAGCAGAATTTACAGGAAGCCTTTCAACTGGGGAAACGCTTGCATACGGCGAGCCGGCCGAACGCTTCGGCCGGTCTCACGCTGGCTACAACTAATCAAATCGGGCCCACCAAGTTATCTCTTTCCCTGTCCCCTGGGTCCTTCCCCTTCCCTTTCCCTGGGTCCTTTTTCTTTTCTCCCAATCTTCCCCGGCTGCCATGAAAGTCTGACCCAGCGATCTCCTCCAGCgagtccccctcttcttctccggcgagcacCCTCGAAGCCGACCCCCGAGCCAATGTCCTCCACTCGATTTCCCTGCTGTCAACTGCATCTTCTATTGCTTCATGGCACCCGGAGCTACAACGGGCATGGCCGGCGAAGCTGCGTCCATGGTTGGAGCTGCGTCCATGGCTGGCGAAGCTGCGTCCATGATCGGAGCTGTGTCCAGGGCCGGTGAAGTTGCTTCCATGGTCGGAGCTGCGTCCATGGCCGGCGCCGCGCAATACTACGATGCTGTGACAGGAGGCCACTCCCCTGGCCATGGATCTTTTGTTGTTGCTGGAAACAGTAATTTTTTTTGCTACCACCGGGTTGATTTTTTGCTGGAACTAGTATCCATTCTTGTTACCACTCTCTGtttttgttggaagcaacacatttttgcTACTACCGTATTTGAGTTTTGCTGGAACCAGGGCTTAGTTTTGCTACAACCGCCTTTTTGAGTTTTGCTAGAACCAGCGACCACTCCCCGGCCATGGCCCGGCGCTGCCCAAATGTGCTATGACCGGCGACCATCGGTGCTACAACCGGCAAGCAAATTTGCTACATCCATTTTTTTTACGACTT encodes:
- the LOC119350914 gene encoding F-box/LRR-repeat protein At3g26922-like, whose translation is MEEEAAEVEVIRAPKRHRSVGIAVQQVPPRVNNKERGSLDDLDLISRLLDFWLGTIISLLPTKDDARTQAISRRWRPLWRSSNAPLNLGTGNNLCDSNSRVALVSRILSDHPGPARRISLHLIFFPNILGEVDGWFHSRALTDLQDLEVTNLKRTNHYPLPPHSLTRFAPTVFVLRLGGCQFPGLSALPSFSHLKQLILFDVGISEDSLQNMISRCVVLESVSLYNMGFGRLCISSPTLKSIGFYAPRVKDASTFQELVIDDAPCLERLLPIYPDDGPVTIRVIRAPKLEVLGFLSEGISTLHLGTIVFQKMIAVTMTTKMRSVKIFVLESSPNLDLVIDFLMCFPCLVKLYVILNAGKNMNIVRKYDQLDTIECLELHLKEVVLKNYCGGYRPFFDFAKFFLLNAKVLNKMEIGGSYYRNDDCYLRLLQVENRASQGARIEVNRNIFTRHVHTHDLSMADPFD